Proteins co-encoded in one Medicago truncatula cultivar Jemalong A17 chromosome 8, MtrunA17r5.0-ANR, whole genome shotgun sequence genomic window:
- the LOC11408121 gene encoding probable calcium-binding protein CML27 — translation MATNPNTETTTTTKSSVYLGDMDELKTVFTRFDTNGDGKISVTELDNILRSLGSTVPKDELQRVMEDLDTDRDGFINLAEFAAFCRSGSADGDVSELREAFDLYDKDKNGLISATELCQVLNTLGMKCSVEECHTMIKSVDSDGDGNVNFEEFKKMMNNNQANSN, via the coding sequence ATGGCAACCAATCCAAACACTGAaactaccaccaccaccaaatcCTCTGTTTACCTTGGTGACATGGACGAATTGAAGACAGTCTTCACCCGCTTTGACACCAACGGCGACGGCAAGATCTCCGTCACCGAGTTGGACAACATCCTCCGCTCCCTCGGATCCACCGTCCCTAAGGACGAGCTTCAGCGTGTCATGGAAGACCTTGACACCGACCGCGACGGTTTCATCAACCTCGCTGAGTTCGCCGCCTTCTGCCGCTCCGGCTCCGCCGACGGTGATGTTTCAGAGCTTCGCGAAGCCTTTGATCTGTACGACAAGGACAAGAACGGCCTCATCTCTGCAACAGAACTCTGTCAAGTGCTGAACACCCTCGGAATGAAGTGCTCCGTTGAAGAATGCCACACCATGATCAAATCCGTCGATTCTGATGGTGACGGTAACGTTAACTTTGAAGAGTttaagaagatgatgaacaatAATCAGGCCAATAGCAATTAG